From a single Deltaproteobacteria bacterium genomic region:
- a CDS encoding isoaspartyl peptidase/L-asparaginase, with amino-acid sequence MKAILVHGSVETSCAKPYLASLRRAALAGYRALEAGPLDAVERSVMALEDTPLFNAGYGSVLNLEGEAEMDAAIMDGATGRCGAVAAIQEVKNPVCVARKVMEETPHVLLAGKGATHFARHMGFAPFNPVTNQQRGFWEKALSAQERNQNQPFSAFTGFPKSCDTVGCVAVKNGYSAAASSTGGTFLKLPGRVSDTPVIGGGIYASSYGAVVCTGMGETFIRNQTASCVLNMIARGISLQAATTAAIQRLVGEKIIGGILAIDTAGNCAALHNAHSFPVVFVIDGKIVKGFTSTRIPLA; translated from the coding sequence ATGAAAGCCATTCTTGTCCACGGAAGTGTAGAGACCAGTTGTGCCAAGCCCTATCTGGCATCCCTCAGACGGGCCGCTCTTGCCGGTTACCGGGCTCTGGAGGCCGGACCCCTCGATGCGGTGGAAAGGTCGGTCATGGCCTTGGAAGATACCCCGCTCTTTAATGCCGGGTATGGCTCGGTGCTTAATCTTGAGGGGGAAGCGGAGATGGACGCAGCCATTATGGACGGTGCGACTGGCCGATGTGGTGCCGTTGCCGCCATCCAGGAAGTGAAAAACCCGGTCTGCGTGGCGCGGAAGGTCATGGAGGAAACGCCCCACGTGCTCCTGGCGGGGAAAGGCGCTACCCATTTCGCCCGGCATATGGGGTTTGCTCCGTTCAACCCGGTGACGAACCAACAGCGCGGATTCTGGGAGAAGGCTCTTTCTGCCCAGGAAAGGAATCAAAATCAGCCATTCAGCGCCTTCACCGGGTTCCCCAAATCCTGTGATACGGTCGGCTGCGTTGCCGTTAAGAACGGATATTCTGCGGCGGCGTCCAGCACGGGGGGAACTTTCTTAAAGCTCCCCGGCCGAGTAAGTGATACCCCCGTGATCGGGGGAGGAATTTATGCTTCATCTTATGGAGCTGTTGTTTGTACCGGAATGGGAGAAACTTTTATCAGGAATCAGACCGCTTCCTGTGTCTTGAATATGATCGCCCGGGGCATAAGCCTCCAGGCCGCCACTACTGCCGCCATCCAACGCTTAGTGGGTGAGAAAATCATTGGGGGCATCCTGGCAATTGATACCGCAGGAAACTGCGCGGCGCTTCATAATGCACATAGCTTTCCGGTGGTCTTTGTAATCGACGGCAAAATAGTGAAGGGTTTTACCTCAACCCGGATACCACTGGCATAG
- a CDS encoding creatininase family protein has translation MSILQKMTGNQYLHGEKHDKAIIAVGSCENHGFHLPFGTDTYVSTILAEKVAEQVKGLLVLPSVNVGMSEHYSHFPLAISLQPETLIALLKDILRSVVKNGIKKIFIMNGHDGNISPIEIATRSIKIKFPEVRIASLDAWWITAGKLIPPHTFEVWDGMGHAGEGETSMGLALFPELIEMKHARGVVPKLPEGIDIKWNFAELTDCGATGDPTKATAEKGRMMEEALVKTIVQFIKDMDACDWHYNSDRSAL, from the coding sequence ATGAGTATTCTCCAAAAAATGACCGGAAACCAGTACCTGCACGGAGAAAAACACGATAAAGCCATTATTGCCGTCGGTTCATGCGAGAATCACGGTTTTCACTTGCCTTTCGGAACGGACACTTATGTCTCAACCATTCTGGCCGAAAAGGTGGCTGAGCAAGTCAAGGGATTGCTTGTATTGCCATCGGTCAATGTCGGTATGAGCGAACATTATTCTCATTTTCCTTTGGCTATCAGCTTGCAGCCTGAAACGCTGATTGCCTTGCTCAAAGATATATTGCGTTCGGTGGTCAAAAACGGCATTAAAAAAATCTTTATTATGAACGGCCATGACGGCAACATTTCACCTATCGAGATAGCCACCCGATCTATAAAAATAAAGTTTCCGGAGGTCAGGATCGCTTCACTGGATGCCTGGTGGATAACCGCTGGAAAACTGATTCCTCCCCACACCTTCGAGGTCTGGGACGGAATGGGCCATGCCGGAGAAGGGGAAACCTCTATGGGCCTCGCCCTTTTCCCGGAGCTGATTGAGATGAAGCACGCCCGAGGTGTAGTGCCCAAACTGCCGGAGGGTATAGACATCAAATGGAATTTTGCTGAGTTGACCGACTGTGGCGCAACCGGCGATCCCACAAAAGCCACGGCGGAAAAGGGGCGGATGATGGAAGAGGCCTTGGTAAAGACCATAGTCCAATTTATTAAAGATATGGATGCCTGTGACTGGCATTACAACTCTGACCGGTCGGCTTTATAA
- a CDS encoding DUF523 domain-containing protein, which yields MFADNRSKKIIILAHCLLNQNSISDGTADCPSQFREIIDLIMKNQIGILQLPCPEVMCLGLDRGDRQGGKRQVLEENTRIGNLMSEMVNQKLLRVKAEEVATLIQDYRSYGFRVIGVVGINRSPSCGIETTTKDNAEEKGKGVFMGLISEAFAKRAQNIMMIGVKTSEIKESVMKLKQFIHKEKDG from the coding sequence ATGTTTGCCGATAACAGGAGCAAGAAGATCATCATCCTTGCACACTGTCTGCTCAACCAGAACTCCATCTCAGATGGTACAGCAGACTGCCCGAGCCAATTCCGGGAGATCATAGATCTGATCATGAAAAATCAAATAGGGATCCTACAGCTTCCTTGCCCGGAAGTAATGTGCCTTGGACTTGACAGGGGAGATCGGCAAGGAGGAAAAAGGCAAGTGCTGGAAGAGAATACGCGGATCGGAAACCTAATGAGTGAGATGGTCAATCAAAAGCTATTAAGAGTCAAGGCCGAAGAAGTGGCGACCCTGATACAAGATTACCGGTCATATGGATTTAGAGTCATTGGGGTTGTAGGTATAAACCGGTCTCCAAGTTGTGGGATTGAAACGACCACGAAAGACAATGCGGAAGAAAAGGGAAAGGGCGTTTTCATGGGCCTGATCTCGGAGGCTTTTGCAAAAAGGGCGCAAAACATAATGATGATCGGTGTGAAGACAAGCGAGATAAAAGAGTCCGTAATGAAACTAAAGCAATTCATCCATAAAGAGAAGGATGGGTGA